A stretch of the Mycobacteroides immunogenum genome encodes the following:
- a CDS encoding class I SAM-dependent methyltransferase, protein MARTDDDSWDLASSVGATATMVAAQRALASHVPNPLINDPYAEPLVRAVGIEYFTKLASGDFDPEQMAGLVQLGITADGMANGMASRTWYYDTAFESSTAAGVRQVVILASGLDTRAYRLTWPAGTTVYEIDQPEVIAFKTDTLAELGAAPSAERRTVAIDLREDWPAALKAAGFDPGQPTVWSAEGLLIYLPPEAQDRLFASITELSAPGSRIVCEQVPGLETADFSKARELTRQFAGDTLDLDMESLVYAEERQMAADWLAENGWTVITEENDALYARLDLEPPNPLLRTIFPNIVYVDAILN, encoded by the coding sequence ATGGCGCGGACCGATGACGACAGCTGGGATCTGGCCTCAAGCGTCGGGGCTACGGCGACGATGGTGGCCGCGCAGCGCGCACTGGCCAGCCACGTGCCCAATCCCCTGATCAATGATCCGTACGCGGAGCCGCTGGTGCGGGCCGTCGGCATCGAGTACTTCACCAAGTTGGCCTCGGGCGATTTCGACCCCGAGCAGATGGCGGGCTTGGTGCAGCTGGGCATCACCGCGGACGGCATGGCCAACGGAATGGCAAGCCGCACCTGGTACTACGACACCGCGTTCGAGTCGTCCACGGCCGCCGGTGTACGCCAAGTGGTCATTCTCGCCTCGGGCCTGGACACCCGCGCCTACCGCCTCACGTGGCCGGCGGGCACCACGGTGTACGAGATCGACCAGCCCGAGGTGATCGCCTTCAAGACCGACACCCTGGCCGAACTGGGGGCCGCGCCGAGCGCTGAGCGCCGCACCGTCGCGATCGACCTGCGCGAGGATTGGCCTGCCGCGTTAAAGGCGGCCGGTTTCGACCCCGGTCAGCCGACAGTCTGGTCCGCGGAGGGACTGCTCATCTACCTGCCGCCAGAGGCGCAGGACCGGCTGTTCGCGTCGATCACCGAGCTGAGCGCGCCCGGCAGCCGCATCGTGTGCGAGCAGGTTCCCGGGTTGGAGACTGCCGACTTTTCCAAGGCGCGCGAGCTCACCCGGCAATTCGCGGGAGACACATTGGATTTGGATATGGAGTCGCTTGTCTACGCCGAAGAACGCCAGATGGCCGCGGACTGGCTGGCCGAAAATGGCTGGACGGTGATCACCGAGGAGAACGACGCGCTGTACGCCCGGCTCGATCTTGAGCCGCCAAACCCATTGTTGCGGACCATATTCCCCAACATCGTGTACGTCGACGCCATCTTGAACTAG
- a CDS encoding AI-2E family transporter — protein sequence MNTELTVFQRRVLAVLTAVGIAFGIYFLRGYLMLIVVAAVAAYLFSPLYRRLGRQFGAGVSATLTLLCALALVVIPIGALVYVATLQITRMVDSVSTWVGDTDMTALGQKAFALVNGVLARIPFVHVQLTPDTLRHSIASLTENVGHGLLQVLQSTVGSVAAAVAACIIFLYVFVSLLVKQDKVLALLRQLNPLGEEITDLYLDKIGAMVRGTVKGQFVIAMAQGVAGAASVYVAGFRQGFFFFAILLTALSIIPLGGGIVTIPFGIGMILFGHPVGGLFVIAWHLLVVSNIDNVLRPFLVPRGARLDPALMLLAVFSGIAAFGFWGIMLGPVLMIVIVTTIDMYLAVYKGIPLEVGDPEVTEAPGRPWWRRLRARA from the coding sequence CTCGCAGTCCTGACAGCTGTGGGCATTGCCTTCGGTATCTACTTCCTGCGCGGCTACCTGATGCTGATTGTGGTCGCCGCGGTGGCCGCGTACCTGTTCAGCCCGCTGTACCGGCGGCTGGGCCGACAGTTCGGAGCGGGTGTCTCCGCCACGCTAACCCTGCTGTGTGCGCTGGCTCTGGTGGTGATTCCGATCGGCGCGCTGGTATATGTCGCGACCCTTCAGATCACCCGCATGGTCGACAGTGTCTCGACCTGGGTGGGCGACACCGATATGACCGCCCTCGGGCAGAAGGCGTTCGCGCTGGTCAACGGGGTGTTGGCGCGGATCCCGTTCGTGCACGTGCAGCTGACGCCGGATACGTTGCGGCATTCGATCGCCTCGTTGACAGAGAACGTGGGACATGGGCTGCTGCAGGTGCTGCAGAGCACTGTGGGCAGTGTCGCGGCGGCGGTGGCCGCGTGCATCATCTTCCTGTATGTCTTTGTCTCTCTTCTGGTCAAGCAAGACAAAGTGCTCGCCCTCTTGCGCCAGCTCAACCCACTGGGTGAGGAGATCACCGACCTGTATCTGGACAAGATCGGCGCGATGGTGCGCGGAACGGTCAAGGGGCAGTTCGTGATCGCGATGGCACAGGGCGTCGCGGGTGCGGCGTCCGTCTACGTTGCCGGGTTCCGGCAGGGTTTCTTCTTCTTCGCGATACTGCTGACCGCCTTGTCGATCATCCCGCTCGGCGGCGGTATCGTGACGATCCCGTTCGGTATCGGCATGATTCTCTTCGGTCACCCGGTCGGCGGACTGTTCGTCATCGCCTGGCACCTGCTGGTGGTGTCCAATATTGATAACGTGTTGCGCCCCTTCCTTGTACCCCGGGGCGCACGCCTGGACCCAGCGCTGATGCTGCTTGCTGTTTTCTCCGGAATCGCGGCCTTCGGTTTCTGGGGAATCATGTTGGGTCCGGTGCTGATGATCGTCATTGTCACCACGATCGACATGTACCTGGCCGTCTACAAAGGGATTCCGCTGGAAGTCGGGGACCCTGAGGTAACCGAAGCGCCCGGACGGCCTTGGTGGAGGCGGTTGCGCGCCCGGGCGTGA